One genomic region from bacterium encodes:
- a CDS encoding integrase core domain-containing protein gives MDFVHDALVDGRRIRALTIVDLCTREAPWIEFSTSIPGDRVVRMLARLGEVHGLPRRITCDNGPEFVNLALTTWAEDRGIDLDYIEPGEPAQIAFAESFYGTLRGECLNEHGFTSLRAARRKFEAWRRRKNE, from the coding sequence ATGGACTTCGTCCACGACGCCCTGGTCGACGGCCGCAGGATCCGCGCGCTTACGATCGTCGATCTCTGCACGAGAGAGGCGCCGTGGATCGAGTTCTCGACCTCGATCCCGGGGGACCGAGTCGTTCGCATGCTCGCGCGGCTCGGGGAAGTCCATGGACTTCCCCGGCGGATCACATGCGACAACGGTCCCGAGTTCGTGAACCTTGCGCTCACGACCTGGGCAGAGGATCGTGGGATCGATCTTGACTACATCGAGCCCGGGGAGCCAGCGCAAATCGCCTTTGCCGAGAGCTTCTACGGGACGCTCCGAGGCGAATGCCTGAACGAGCACGGGTTCACGAGTCTTCGCGCTGCCCGGCGGAAGTTCGAGGCATGGCGGAGGCGTAAGAACGAGTAA